In the Bacillota bacterium genome, CACCGCAGGAATGAACTCCTTCGGGATTACACCGCCCACAATCTTGTTCTCGAAGATGAAGTCAGAGCCTCGCTCCAAGGGCTCCACCTCAATGACCACATGGCCATACTGCCCACGTCCACCGGACTGCCGGACAAAGCGTCCCTCGGCCCTGGCCGGCTCGGTGATGGTTTCCCGATAGGCCACCTGAGGCTTACCCACGTTTCCTTCCACCTTGAATTCCCTAACCAAGCGATCAACGATAATCTCTAAATGTAGCTCTCCCATACCGGAAATAATGGTCTGCCCTGTCTCTTCGTCGGTTCGCACTTGGAAAGTGGGATCCTCCTCGGATAACTTGGCAAGGGCGATAGCCAATTTGTCTTGGTCTGCTTTACTCTTCGGCTCGATGGAGCGATTGATCACCGGTTCCGGAAACTCAACGGATTCCAGAACTATGGGATGATCGATATCGCATAGAGTATCACCAGTTTGAGTAAACTTCAATCCCACTGCGGCCACGATGTCTCCCGCGGATACCTCCGTCACATCCTCCCGATGATTAGCATGCATCCTCAGAAGCCGGCTGATCCGCTCGCGTTTACCCTTACTGGAATTCATCACATAACTGCCCGTAGACAGCGTCCCTGAATACACCCTGAAGTACGCCAGTCTGCCGACGTAAGGGTCGTTCATGATCTTGAAGGCTAACGCTGAAAACGGCTCATCGTCCGCAGGCCGCCTCTCCACCGTTTCCTTGGTGTCAGGGGTGATCCCGGTAACCGCTGGTAGATCCACAGGTGATGGTAAGTAGTCCACCACCGCATCCAGCAGGGATTGCACACCCTTGTTCCGGAAGGATGACCCACAGAGCACCGGGACCATCTGGGCGGATAGAGTAGCCTTGCGGATGGCCTGTTTCAGCTGTTCTTCCGTCAGCTCTGCTCCCTCAAGGTAGACAGCCATCAACTCATCGTCCAATTCCGCCAGAGCCTCGATCAGCTGTTCCCGGTACATTTGCGCTGCATCTAGATAATCCGCCGGTATCTCACCCACATGACGTTGCGTACCCAGATCGTCTGCGTAGGTGATAGACACCATGCTGACCAGATCAATAAGACCCTTAAATGTATCCTCGGCACCCACTGGAAGCTGGATCGGCACCGCGTTGGCACCCAGCCGGGTCCGGATCATCTCCACAACCCGTTCGAAATCGGCGCCCACCCGGTCCATCTTATTGATGTAAGCGATCCGAGGAACTCCATAGCGATCCGCTTGACGCCAGACTGTCTCCGATTGGGGCTCAACGCCACCTACCGCGCAAAACACCGCCACCGCGCCGTCGAGCACGCGCAGGGAGCGCTCCACCTCAACGGTAAAGTCCACGTGTCCGGGCGTATCGATAAT is a window encoding:
- the fusA gene encoding elongation factor G, with product MFTRVPLEKTRNIGIMAHIDAGKTTTTERILFYTGRLHRLGEVHEGAATMDWMVQEKERGITITSAATTCVWRDHYINIIDTPGHVDFTVEVERSLRVLDGAVAVFCAVGGVEPQSETVWRQADRYGVPRIAYINKMDRVGADFERVVEMIRTRLGANAVPIQLPVGAEDTFKGLIDLVSMVSITYADDLGTQRHVGEIPADYLDAAQMYREQLIEALAELDDELMAVYLEGAELTEEQLKQAIRKATLSAQMVPVLCGSSFRNKGVQSLLDAVVDYLPSPVDLPAVTGITPDTKETVERRPADDEPFSALAFKIMNDPYVGRLAYFRVYSGTLSTGSYVMNSSKGKRERISRLLRMHANHREDVTEVSAGDIVAAVGLKFTQTGDTLCDIDHPIVLESVEFPEPVINRSIEPKSKADQDKLAIALAKLSEEDPTFQVRTDEETGQTIISGMGELHLEIIVDRLVREFKVEGNVGKPQVAYRETITEPARAEGRFVRQSGGRGQYGHVVIEVEPLERGSDFIFENKIVGGVIPKEFIPAVEAGIKEALMSGVLAGFPVVDVKVTLVDGSYHEVDSSELAFKIAGSVALKEALRRAKPVLLEPVMQVEIVTPEEFVGDICGDINARRGRVEGMEHRGNTQVVRALVPLGEMFGYATDVRSLTQGRATHVMQFHSYAEVPSSVRDTIMEKYS